The Candidatus Methylomirabilota bacterium genome contains the following window.
GCAGGCGCAGGTTACGCACCATCGACTGGCGACGGAGGTCCAGGTATCGATACGTCAGCCGAATCTCCTCAGCGACATCGGTCTGCTCCTCAATCGGAAAGACCGGCGGCTTGGCCTCGTTCAGGATCTGCGCCTCCTCTACCACAACCTCGATCGCCCCGGTGGGAAGCAGAGCGTTTGCGGTTCCCGGCGGGCGGGCCTGGACCCTTCCGCGAATCGCTACCACAAATTCAGCGCGCATCCGTCGGGCCACCTCATGAGCCTCCGGGTGATGCTCGGGGTTGAAGACCGTCTGGGCAATTCCTTCGCGATCCCGAAGATCGATAAAGATAAGGCCGCCATGGTCGCGTCGCCGATGCACCCAGCCCATCAGCACCACAGAGTTCCCGAGATGATCCTGGCGCAACAGACCACAATACTCCGTCCGTTTGAGGCGTCCCATACTCGCGCTCACACCCCCTCCAGTCCCATCAGGTGCTCGACGATCTGATCCAGCGCCACGGAAGTCTGGTCCGCCTTCACCATATCCCGCAGCGTCGCCTGGCCCTGCCTCAGTTCCTCGTCGCCCAGGATCAGGCAGTACCGGACTCGCTCCTTATTGGCCTGGCGCATCTGGCCCTTAAGGCTGCGCGCCTCGAGATCCATCAGGCCGCGTATGCCGTGACGACGCAATTCCTGCAGGAGCCCCATCCCGGTCCGCTGCGCCGCCTGCCCTATGGTCGCAACGTAGACCCCTTGCAGGACGCCCTCCTCCAGAACCGACGGAAGCGAGGCCATGACCCGCTCCAACCCCACCGCGAACCCCATTGCCGGGATAGAGGGCCCGCCCATCGCTTCGATCAGGCCGTCATAGCGCCCGCCGCCGGCCAGGGCATTTTGAGCGCCGAGACGGGGATTGATCACCTCGAAGGCCGTTTTCGTATAATACTCAAGGCCACGAACCAATCGCTTATCGATGGTATAGGGGATCTTCAGGAGATCCAGCAGACCCCGAACCTCGGCGAAATGCGCGGCGCAGGCTTCACAGAGGCTCTCAAGCGGCTTCGGCGCCTCCTCCACCAGGCGCTGGCAGCCCTCCTGCTTGCAATCCATGATCCGGAGCGGATTGCGCTTCAGCCTCCCCTGACAATCCGGACAGAGTTCCGACGACCGATCCGCCATATAGCGGGAGAGGCGATCCCGGATCGTGGGCCGGCACGCAGCATCACCGATTGAGTTCAGGCGAAGTTGCAGATCGGGAATCCGACACTCCTCCACCATGAGCGCCCACAGGAGGTCGATCACCTCCGCATCCACCGCCGGCTGGTCGGAGCCGATCGCCTCTACACCGATCTGATGGAACTGCCGGTAGCGTCCGGATTGCGGCCGTTCCCGACGGAACATCGGGCCGAGGTAGTAGACCTTCACCAGGGGAAACTGGCCAGCCATCTGATGTTCGAGGTAGGCTCGGACAACCGGCGCGGTCCCTTCGGGTCGAAGCGTGAGACTCACGTCACCCTGGTCGGTGAAGGTGTACATCTCCTTCTCGACGATGTCGGTCCCCTCGCCGATGCCGCGGATAAACAGCTCGGTTCGTTCGAAGGCGGGGGTCCGGATTTCCGTGTAGCCGTAGCGCTGCAGGAGCGAACGAGTTGCCGCTTCTACGCGCTGCCACCTCGCAGACTCCTGAGGCAGGAGGTCCGGCGCCCCCCGTACACCCTTGAACTTCATGCTGATAACGGATCGCCGGCTGATAGCTTGCCGATCAAAGAAATGCTCAATGCGGGCCTATGAAACCGTCTTCCGGTCGAAACGGAGGGTTGATTCGATAAAGCGGATGGTCGCGGATCTCGAGCGCATCACAAGGGAGTGGGTCTGGGCTCCTCCGCCGAAGAAGCGCACTCCTTTTAGGAGATCACCATCGGTGACCCCGGTTGCGGCAAACATGATGTCGATCTCTCCCCCGCCGGTCAGATCGGAGATCGTAAATACCCGGCCCAGATCCCGGATCCCCATTCTCAGCGCCAGCTCTGCTTCCTCCTCCGTTAGCGGCTTCAGGCGACCCTGCATGTCGCCTCCTATACACTGAAGCGCCGTCGCCGCGATCGCGCCTTCTCGCGCCCCTCCGACCCCCATGAGGACATCGACGCCTGTCCCTTCGAATGCCACCGCTATGGTGGCGGAGAGGTCGCCATCCTGAATGAGTTTAATGCGCGCACCGATTCCGCGGACTTGTCTCACCAGTTCGGCATGACGAGGTCGGTCAAGGATGACCACCGTGATATCCTCGACGGAACAGTTCATTGCTTCAGCAATGGCGCGAAGGTTCTTCTCGGGAGGGGCGGTGATATCGATCGCCCCGGCGGCCTTGGGCCCGACGGCGATCTTTTCCATATGGGCATCCGGCACCTGGCGCAGCGACCCCTTCTCAGCCGCGGCAATAACGGAGATGGCATTCGGTCGGCCTTGGGCCACGATCGCCCCGCTTTCAACGGCGTCAAGCGCTATATCCACTTGAAGGGCATCGCCCTGGCCAAGGACCTCTCCGACGTAGAGGGTTGGCGCCTCACCGTGCTCACCCTTACCGATAACGATGGAACCCCTGAAGCTGACGTTATCGAAGGCATGGCGCATGGCGTCGATCGCAGCCTGCTCAGCCGCGCTCGGATTGCCCAACCCCATCCAACGAGCCGATGAAATGGCGGCCATCTCGGTCGCCCGCACTAACTCAAGCGCCAGGTTTCGGTCCATCGTCTCTCTCTTTTCTGTCACCGCGAAGCTGCGAGCGGTTCAATGCTGTTCGTTCGCGCTCCACATCCCTAAAGTCGACAGGAGTATAGGAAATACGCGGGATCGAGTCAAGCCCAACTCCTGCAGTTGCCTTCACCGAGAAGCCGTAAGACCTTAGCCTGCATTATTCATGAATGTCTGGTGTTCATTTATACATGCCTATACTACCAGTGAAATGAGCGAGATGGGCTTTGACACCATGTCGATCCCGGTCTTCAGGGTCATGCTATGCGAAG
Protein-coding sequences here:
- the glpX gene encoding class II fructose-bisphosphatase, which produces MDRNLALELVRATEMAAISSARWMGLGNPSAAEQAAIDAMRHAFDNVSFRGSIVIGKGEHGEAPTLYVGEVLGQGDALQVDIALDAVESGAIVAQGRPNAISVIAAAEKGSLRQVPDAHMEKIAVGPKAAGAIDITAPPEKNLRAIAEAMNCSVEDITVVILDRPRHAELVRQVRGIGARIKLIQDGDLSATIAVAFEGTGVDVLMGVGGAREGAIAATALQCIGGDMQGRLKPLTEEEAELALRMGIRDLGRVFTISDLTGGGEIDIMFAATGVTDGDLLKGVRFFGGGAQTHSLVMRSRSATIRFIESTLRFDRKTVS
- a CDS encoding histidine--tRNA ligase, producing the protein MKFKGVRGAPDLLPQESARWQRVEAATRSLLQRYGYTEIRTPAFERTELFIRGIGEGTDIVEKEMYTFTDQGDVSLTLRPEGTAPVVRAYLEHQMAGQFPLVKVYYLGPMFRRERPQSGRYRQFHQIGVEAIGSDQPAVDAEVIDLLWALMVEECRIPDLQLRLNSIGDAACRPTIRDRLSRYMADRSSELCPDCQGRLKRNPLRIMDCKQEGCQRLVEEAPKPLESLCEACAAHFAEVRGLLDLLKIPYTIDKRLVRGLEYYTKTAFEVINPRLGAQNALAGGGRYDGLIEAMGGPSIPAMGFAVGLERVMASLPSVLEEGVLQGVYVATIGQAAQRTGMGLLQELRRHGIRGLMDLEARSLKGQMRQANKERVRYCLILGDEELRQGQATLRDMVKADQTSVALDQIVEHLMGLEGV